The sequence ACATTCAAAGCTCTGTAATGTATTGACTCATTGTAGAAGAGTGAATTTCAGTTGATCCAGGTTTTCTCAGGAGAAGTTGCACATGTATGATTCTACAAACTGCATCTCACATTTTTGGGTTTCTTTCCATTTATTGCACTGGAAGCAAGATAAGGCTCCCTTACATAAGCGCCTGTCCCAATGAGCAGGTCAAGGAGGTTTAAAGAGTTCTTGGAGCATGAATTCCTATTGTGTAATTTTAGATAGGTGGCCCCCAGACAGTCTTCTTCTTTTCTGGCGGGGATGGGTATAAGAATGTCTATTTCTCAAAGCTTGCACAATGCTTAGAAAAGAAAACCTCAAGAACTTGTCTGGCCTTGAGCACTGAGTGCCTTGAATTGGGGAAGGATGAAAGTATTTGCTACTCAGTGTCTGCAAAATATCTCCAGCTGGACCTGCTTTGCAAATCCAGGCTCTTCAGGCAGAAAGATCTTAAATGAACGGCTGAGGTTTGAACATCTCTCTGCTTCCTTAGTCTCCATTTCGAGGGCTTCCAGACTGGGACCAAATATTGCACAGTTTGTGCTGTGTTCCTGAAGTTGTTCAGGTTTCCAGCTGATGAACTGTTCCCAATAATCTCTGGTATTCATGGAAAACAAGGTAGGGGAGCCACAGAACTATGCTGTCACCCAGTAGGTGAGAAGGTGATTGAATATGGGTGGGTCGAGTACAAAAAGGTGGCTGTGAATTAATCCCTCCTGACTTCAGGCAATAAGAAAGCTAGGAAACAGTGTTGGGTATGACTGGAGAGTTAATCATACCATCAAACTGCAGTAATGAGCCCTGGGGCACTTCCCTTGGATTAATAACTAGCTGGGAAAGAGTGACTGCAGTTCACGCACAACTGAGATGAGGCCCCATTAAGTCTGAGAAGGCAATTAAGCCTCCTAGAAATGAACTGTGCCAATGTTTGTCTTTTGTTTATGCCTTGAATTTGACAAGGGAGGGAAATGCCTACAAGGGGAAGTGGGGCtgtactgtttcattttggatGGATGACTCATCATATAAACATCTGGATAGCTTGAAATATCCATTCAAAAATTAATACCTGTCCATCACTCAGATACACTCTGTCTGGTCCCCTTCGTCTTAAAACCAAGAAGTGATAAAACACagagctctccctccctctttttttttcttttgcagagtgTCTTAATCTTTAGCAAATGCTCAGGTTTTCCTGCTTTGACACAAGGCAGGCGGGCAACAGGCTATTAGAATTGccaacttcctctctctctccagcttctgCGACTTTGACAACGGGTGcgactggaagaaattcagcaAGGCAATGCTTTCCCCATCGCTGCATCTCCATGCTGGGGAAAGCTTAACCTAATCAAATTTCTCTTTATcatgaaacttttaaaaacacaggAGCCACAGGAAAAGTGGGCAACTACTTTCTATGAAATGTTTAGGAAGAGAAAGACTATCTGTAAAATTCCATGCGTGGTATCTAAAGAAGGAAAGGTCCGCACAATGAGGTTCCTGGCAAAGTCCCTGGCAGGGAAGTCACCTAAGCACCATTATACCCATTGCAGGCTAGATTCTGCTCCCTTGACAGCAgttatttgcataaaatttgctgcTTGAGCATATTCTTCTACGCCAGAGATGAGAAACCTGTGACTCTCCTGATATTGTTGGATCCCCAGCTTCCATCAGCAACCATGGCCAATCTTatcatcttatcttatcttagcatcttatcttatcttatcatcTTATTGTTGCATCTATAACTCACCTTCTTCTcgaaggagctcaaagtggtataATGGCTCCCCCACcctcatttattccccacaacaaccctgtgaggtaggttaggctgagaggaagtgacTGGCTTCATGAGTGGGGATTccaaccctgatctcccaggtcctagcacAATACTctgaccattacaccacactggccaatggtttgggatgatgggagttgtagtccagcaacatctggaaggcagcaggttTCCCATCACTGTCCATTCCCTATCCCATCGGTGCTCACCACAGCTGCCATTTTCAGTGAATGACCAGATCATGTGGAAAGGATGGCAGAGTTGTAGCCCGCTGGTAGAGCATCTGAGGTCCCGGgtccaatccccaacatctctaggTATGGCTGGGAGGGATCCTTGTCCGgaatcctagagagctgctgcccatcagttTAGAGTAGACAACATTGAGgaagatagaccaatggtctgacttggtgtcaGAGAGTTCCCTGTGTTCCTGCTCCTTCCATAGCTGTGTAGAGCTGTCTTTTCATGACAGATTtggtggaggagagggagggaagggatcGTAAAGTGCACTCATTTGCAATTGCCTCTTCACAACTAGTAATGCTATAGGAGTGCTTCCTCCTTTGCATCTGGCCGCCTGAGTCATAAATAGAGCTGAGGCGATTTGGAAACATTAGGTGCCAAAGCCCTGCCGTCCTTGACAGTGCAGATACTGAGCAGCGATATTTTTAGAAGTCATGTGGAGTTAACAAGCTAGCTTCACATCATGTGACATGGGGGGGCAACAATGTGAAGAGACTATTGCCCTCACATCCTGCTTGCGGACTTCCCAAAAGGTATCTGGTTGTGGGAAACAAGATGGCGGACTAGATTAACTTGTAGTCTGATAAAGCGGGTCTGCTCTTCTGTTCTGACACGTGTAACTTAGGTCTTAAATGTATAGTGCTCACAAATTGGCCTTTCCTGTTGGGAAACTGAAGGCTGGCTGTCCAAACAAATATAGCCTCAGAGGGCTACAAAGTGCAAGGACACTCACTattctttttttatatgtatataatttttattaatttcaacataccaattattatacattccacagaacttcacatcttatacaatctttttggacttccatcagcacctctgatgatccaccatttttatcatttcttctgcatttcttaaattcctattgcctttaattatcttaactcacATTCCACCTCTTtcaccatttttgcaataattcaaataatttaccTCACAAAGCTTCTTGCAGACCTGCAAACGTAATctggtcatcacaattacttttcaaatagtctgtaaatttacaccagtcttctgtgaatctctggtagGACATtcactattctctctctctctctctctctctctctctctggcttgttTTTGGCAGTGGTGGAAAGGCCGACTCCCTACACCAATGTGATCATGCCGAGTTTGTTTGGCATCATTTGCTTCCTCGGCATCGTCGGGAACCTCATTGTGATCTACACCAttatcaagaagaagaagttgaggTGCAAACAGACAGTGCCCGACATCTTCATCTTCAACCTCTCCATTGTGGACCTGCTTTTCCTGCTGGGGATGCCTTTCCTCATCCACCAACTCCTTGGCAACGGGGCCTGGTATTTTGGAGCTCCTTTATGCACCATCATCACCGCTCTAGACACCAACAGCCAGATCACCAGCACCAACATCCTGACAGTCATGACCTTGGACCGTTACCTGGCCACCGTCTATCCTCTGAAGTCCACTTACGTCCGGACGCCGTGTGTGGCAGCCTTAGTGATTGGCCTGGTGTGGCTCCTCTCTCTCCTGACTATCATCCCAGTGTGGATGTACGCAGGGCTGATGCCTTTGGAGGATGGGAGTGCCCGCTGTGCCCTTTTGCTTCCCAATCCTGAGACTGATATTTACTGGTTCACCATCTACCAGTTCATGCTCGCTTTTGCCATCCCACTGTTCATCATCTGCGTGGTCTACTTTAAGATCCTCCAGCATATGGCTACCACTGTGGTGCCCTTGCCCCAGAGGAGCCTCCGGGTACGTACCAAGAAGGTCACCCGAATGGCAGTTGCCATCTGCTCTGCTTTCTTCATTTGCTGGGCGCCCTTCTACATCCTTCAGCTGGTGCATCTGGGCATAGACACCCCTTCCGTGGCCTTCTTCTATGCCTACAACTTTGCCATCAGCTTGGGCTATGCCAACAGTTGCCTCAATCCCTTCCTCTACATTGCCCTGAGCGAGACCTTCAAGCGCCAATTCATGGTGGCCATTCGTCCGGCCAAGGAACAGTTCcgggtcaacaacaacaacaacagcacaacaGAAGCCAGCGTGTGCCTGAAGCTTGCCCCAGAATCCACCCAGCAGACTCAGTTTCTGGAGGACTTTTCTCCGCACTCGTTGCCTGTGACAGTTGCCGTTCACTGAGGACTCCGTTAGTCCTGCACCTACGAGACTACGAAAAGCTTTTCCTTCACAATGCTGAAAGGGATGGTGGGCAGGTGGACTGATTGGGGCCGGTACTGTCATTAGGCAAGCTGAGGAGGTGATGGAGGCTTTCTGTGTAGGTGAACTTTCCTCTGATACTTGGTGAGAGATTGCCAGTAACTGCAAAGTATGCAAAAGCAACCACCCCAGTTTGCAAGAAACCTAGGGATGAGTCAGAAGAAGGCATGATGATGAAGCCAAAATGATCAGTTGAACAGCAAACGGACAAGGGTATGCAAATAGTATGAAAGCACAACAACTTCCTGCCTTCAATGGAGCTGAGTAACTTCTGTCTAACGCAGGATAACCAGCATAAAAAAATACACTGGCCATAACCAATTATTAAGCAAAGAGTCAAGCAAGTGGAGATTCATTTTCTGTGTCCATGGCAGTATGAACCACAAACAAATAATGTCCTATCTCCTGCATTGTAAAACCTCGTACAATGCCCATTGTCTGCAGAAGTGCCAAGAAAGACTTGGGTGAACATAAGGAAGGATCACAGCTTGCCCAAGGATGGAGTAAGGAAAGGCATTAAGGACCTGTCAGTAATTCCTGACGTCACTCACTGAAGAAGGTGAATGGCAGCAGGCTTCAACTTCAGAGTCTTCTTAGGAGTCATTCAGTCAGGTGACCACTGGAGGCTACTCCTGAATCTCAACAATGGTAGGGATGCCGTTATGGGGAAATCTCAGCCTCTTGGTTTCTCCCTTTGACACGGCTGCTGCAGAGCTTCTGACCACAAAAAGTGGGGCAATCCTGCTCTTTGCTGCGTATACTAATAAAGGAGAGTTGCCACTTCTGTGTAGAAGGGATGGATAACTTGCCAGCATTAGGGCTGTTGTACCTTGAACAGTCAAAAGGTACAAGACCCCAAATGCTTCAACAGATGCCGTTTGTTTTGTCACAGTGCTGAATGACTTTGAAGAATTGTCCCTGGCAAAATTCCCTCATTGTCTTTGTAACTATTATGCTGTCTCTGCATCGTCCCAACACAAACCATCGCCTATGGTTCTGTGATGAGTAGAAATACAATGAAACTCATCTAAGCTCTTTTGCTTTCCTTTGCAAAGGTTTAACAGCTTCTTGAAGTCAAGCTGGAGTCTgttgaataaaaataacaacaaacccTCTGCATTTGGTGTGCATAAAAGTGCTTACAGAGAAAGGGGTCTTTTGGGGAGGTGGAATCAGAAAGAATGATTGCATGCATCTGACCAACATTGCCAGTTTTTCAACCAGCATTTGGAGCTGTGTGTTTTGAAAGAGCTCGAGATTGTTCAGAAGTTGGCAGGTGAAGTTTTTCACAGTATGGAGGAGCTCATTTTATAAGGTGCTAGTGGCTGCAGGTCAAGTAGCCATTAAAAGTACAGGAACAGCAGCTGGTCAGGAAAAGTGGCAATCCCATGCCCAAGATTCACAAGCTACAAGGATGCTGGAGACAACTAGTCCAACTGGAAgttcaatcctaaccatgtctatagGTGCAAACCAGGAAGCCAGAGGTGGGTGCCCCTTTCCCCAATGCTCCCCATCATTCATCGTCTTATTCCCTTTCGATTAAATTGTGCAGTCAGCAGTGAAGAAAGCTACCACTTGCTAGCAACTTCAAAGAGGGCTTTGGGAACTATTTAATTGCCTTTTCTCGACTTTTCTCAAACCTCAGGTGGCTAAATGCAGCTCTGATAAGTCGCATCACACTGAACCAGAC comes from Podarcis raffonei isolate rPodRaf1 chromosome 2, rPodRaf1.pri, whole genome shotgun sequence and encodes:
- the LOC128407486 gene encoding melanin-concentrating hormone receptor 1-like, which produces MAVENCSGASFPMNSSDFPARNRSMVERPTPYTNVIMPSLFGIICFLGIVGNLIVIYTIIKKKKLRCKQTVPDIFIFNLSIVDLLFLLGMPFLIHQLLGNGAWYFGAPLCTIITALDTNSQITSTNILTVMTLDRYLATVYPLKSTYVRTPCVAALVIGLVWLLSLLTIIPVWMYAGLMPLEDGSARCALLLPNPETDIYWFTIYQFMLAFAIPLFIICVVYFKILQHMATTVVPLPQRSLRVRTKKVTRMAVAICSAFFICWAPFYILQLVHLGIDTPSVAFFYAYNFAISLGYANSCLNPFLYIALSETFKRQFMVAIRPAKEQFRVNNNNNSTTEASVCLKLAPESTQQTQFLEDFSPHSLPVTVAVH